From the genome of Longimicrobiaceae bacterium, one region includes:
- a CDS encoding phosphoribosylaminoimidazolesuccinocarboxamide synthase produces MTSAIASTDLPFPVFRRGKVRDVYDLGDALLMVATDRVSAFDVVLPQPIPRKGEVLTLISAWWFARTRDVVPNHLLAVDPDAIADRYPALAPTRDVWARRGMLVRKTEPFPVECVVRGYVSGSAWKEYTASGKLAGEPLPAGLAESARLEPPVFSPATKAETGHDENIPFARMREIVGAGTAERLREASFGLYRRGLEIAAAAGIVIADTKFEFGRDADGTLRVIDEVLTPDSSRFWPADRYAPGRGQPSFDKQPLRDHLQALANEGRWDMRPPGPDLPPEVVEETSRRYQDAFRRITGHTLDDFPLAAEVAA; encoded by the coding sequence GTGACTTCTGCGATCGCCTCGACGGACCTCCCTTTCCCCGTCTTCCGCCGCGGGAAGGTGCGGGACGTGTACGACCTGGGCGACGCCCTGCTGATGGTCGCCACCGACCGCGTGAGCGCCTTCGACGTGGTCCTCCCCCAGCCCATTCCGCGCAAGGGCGAGGTCCTCACCCTGATCTCGGCCTGGTGGTTCGCCCGCACCCGCGACGTGGTGCCCAACCACCTGCTCGCCGTCGACCCCGACGCCATCGCCGACCGCTACCCCGCCCTGGCCCCCACGCGCGACGTGTGGGCCCGCCGGGGCATGCTGGTGCGGAAGACGGAGCCGTTCCCGGTGGAGTGCGTGGTCCGCGGCTACGTGTCCGGCTCGGCGTGGAAGGAGTACACGGCCTCCGGGAAACTGGCCGGGGAGCCGCTCCCGGCGGGGCTGGCGGAGTCGGCACGGCTGGAGCCGCCGGTGTTCTCCCCGGCCACCAAGGCGGAGACGGGGCACGACGAGAACATCCCCTTCGCCCGGATGCGCGAGATCGTGGGCGCCGGGACCGCGGAGCGGCTGCGGGAAGCCAGCTTCGGGCTGTACCGCCGGGGGCTGGAGATCGCGGCGGCGGCGGGGATCGTCATCGCCGACACCAAGTTCGAGTTCGGGCGCGACGCGGACGGCACGCTGCGCGTGATCGACGAGGTGCTGACGCCGGACTCGTCGCGCTTCTGGCCGGCGGACCGCTACGCCCCCGGGCGCGGGCAGCCGTCGTTCGACAAGCAGCCGCTGCGCGACCACCTGCAGGCCCTGGCGAACGAGGGTCGGTGGGACATGCGGCCTCCCGGGCCGGACCTCCCCCCGGAGGTGGTGGAGGAGACCTCCCGGCGGTACCAGGACGCCTTCCGCCGCATCACCGGGCACACGCTGGACGACTTCCCCCTCGCCGCGGAGGTGGCGGCGTGA
- the pssA gene encoding CDP-diacylglycerol--serine O-phosphatidyltransferase encodes MTPPGEANVHPRRRRLRRGIVILPSAFTMGNLFLGIWAIVEATRGNFVTAGWLIVGAAFMDMFDGRIARFTATGSPFGEELDSLVDAVSFGVAPALIAYFAFFGGGEWNWMISFLYIVAAILRLARFNIEQAGTAKSAFHGLPSPTAGVCVATFYAFTQTDLWRELFPRVNVGRVAGWLVLGVAILMISNVLYSVVPRFSPRTWGGRLAFFLAFASIAAAFTFPEYFFFPMSILYITVGLVRTVLAGFEERLPEKDPMILEEEEEEPESQRDLDYEEIRPGRGHRVEVRPINEEAT; translated from the coding sequence GTGACGCCCCCCGGGGAGGCCAACGTGCACCCGCGCCGGCGGCGGCTGCGTCGGGGGATCGTCATCCTCCCCAGCGCCTTCACGATGGGCAACCTCTTCCTGGGGATCTGGGCCATCGTGGAGGCCACCCGCGGCAACTTCGTCACGGCGGGGTGGCTGATCGTCGGCGCCGCGTTCATGGACATGTTCGACGGGCGCATCGCCCGCTTCACGGCCACCGGGAGCCCCTTCGGCGAGGAGCTGGATTCGCTCGTGGACGCGGTGTCGTTCGGGGTGGCGCCTGCGCTGATCGCGTACTTCGCCTTCTTCGGCGGGGGCGAGTGGAACTGGATGATCTCGTTCCTGTACATCGTGGCCGCGATCCTGCGGCTCGCCCGCTTCAACATCGAGCAGGCGGGAACGGCCAAGTCGGCGTTCCACGGGCTCCCCTCCCCCACCGCGGGGGTGTGCGTGGCGACGTTCTACGCGTTCACGCAGACCGACCTCTGGCGGGAGCTGTTCCCGCGGGTGAACGTGGGCCGGGTCGCCGGGTGGCTGGTGCTGGGGGTGGCGATCCTGATGATCAGCAACGTGCTGTACTCGGTGGTCCCGCGCTTCAGCCCGCGGACCTGGGGCGGCCGGCTGGCCTTCTTCCTGGCCTTCGCCTCCATCGCCGCGGCGTTCACGTTCCCGGAGTACTTCTTCTTCCCAATGTCCATCCTGTACATCACGGTCGGGCTGGTGCGGACCGTGCTGGCGGGGTTCGAGGAGCGGCTCCCGGAAAAGGACCCGATGATCCTCGAGGAGGAGGAAGAGGAGCCCGAGTCGCAGCGGGACTTGGACTACGAAGAGATCCGGCCCGGCCGGGGACACCGCGTGGAGGTCCGGCCCATCAACGAGGAGGCGACGTGA
- the purS gene encoding phosphoribosylformylglycinamidine synthase subunit PurS, whose protein sequence is MTEHQIEVRVTPRRGILDPQGKAVAGALASLGFEGVSDVHVGRLIVFTLRAEGEEEARERADAMCRQLLANPVTEDYDVRVAPAEAAVQ, encoded by the coding sequence GTGACGGAACACCAGATCGAGGTCCGGGTGACCCCCCGCCGGGGGATCCTGGACCCGCAGGGGAAGGCGGTCGCCGGGGCGCTGGCCTCGCTCGGCTTCGAGGGCGTCTCCGACGTGCACGTGGGGCGCCTGATCGTCTTCACGCTCCGGGCGGAGGGCGAGGAGGAGGCGCGGGAGCGCGCCGACGCCATGTGCCGGCAGCTCCTGGCCAACCCCGTGACCGAGGACTACGACGTGCGCGTGGCCCCGGCGGAGGCGGCGGTCCAATGA
- the purQ gene encoding phosphoribosylformylglycinamidine synthase subunit PurQ → MKLGVVTFPGSNCDYDCYKAIEEGLGAEAVYLWHKSHDLEGVDAVFLPGGFSYGDYLRAGAIASQSPLMREVSAFAEAGGPVAGICNGFQILCEAGLLPGALIRNRSLKFASRTVHLRVENADTPFTTAYERGQVLRVPIAHGEGCYIAEPETVEELERSGRVAFRYVDASGRATAEANPNGSLNNIAGIVNERGNVLGMMPHPERAVAALLGSEDGIGLFRSLADHLVRT, encoded by the coding sequence ATGAAGCTGGGCGTGGTGACCTTCCCCGGCTCCAACTGCGACTACGACTGCTACAAGGCGATCGAGGAGGGGCTGGGCGCGGAGGCGGTGTACCTCTGGCACAAGTCGCACGACCTGGAGGGGGTGGACGCGGTGTTCCTCCCCGGCGGCTTCTCCTACGGCGACTACCTGCGCGCCGGCGCCATCGCCTCGCAGAGCCCGCTGATGCGCGAAGTGAGCGCCTTCGCGGAGGCGGGGGGACCGGTGGCGGGGATCTGCAACGGCTTCCAGATCCTGTGCGAGGCGGGGCTCCTCCCCGGCGCCCTGATCCGCAACCGGAGCCTGAAGTTCGCCTCGCGCACCGTGCACCTGCGGGTGGAGAACGCCGACACGCCGTTCACCACCGCGTACGAGCGCGGGCAGGTCCTCCGCGTCCCCATCGCCCACGGCGAGGGGTGCTACATCGCGGAGCCGGAGACCGTCGAGGAGCTGGAGCGGAGCGGGCGGGTGGCGTTCCGCTACGTGGACGCCTCCGGCCGGGCCACCGCGGAGGCCAACCCCAACGGCTCCCTGAACAACATCGCGGGGATCGTCAACGAGCGCGGCAACGTGCTGGGGATGATGCCCCACCCGGAGCGGGCCGTCGCCGCGCTCCTGGGCTCGGAGGACGGCATCGGGCTCTTCCGTTCCCTGGCGGACCACCTGGTCCGCACCTGA
- the bamE gene encoding outer membrane protein assembly factor BamE, whose protein sequence is MQTRTLLLLAAGVAAALLPAAPAAAQTIREGMTEAQVRGALGEPAAVRRTGDGWTYLFYLNGCAVRCGSDDVVFLREGRVATAVFRTPRRRFAGPAPASALEGEAGAS, encoded by the coding sequence ATGCAGACGCGAACGCTCCTGTTGCTGGCCGCCGGTGTCGCCGCCGCGCTCCTCCCCGCCGCCCCCGCGGCCGCGCAGACGATCCGCGAAGGGATGACCGAGGCGCAGGTCCGCGGCGCCCTGGGCGAGCCGGCCGCCGTGCGCCGCACCGGCGACGGCTGGACCTACCTCTTCTACCTGAACGGCTGCGCAGTCCGCTGCGGCTCGGACGACGTGGTCTTCCTCCGCGAGGGGCGCGTCGCCACCGCCGTGTTCCGCACGCCGCGCCGCCGCTTCGCCGGCCCCGCCCCCGCCTCCGCGCTGGAAGGCGAGGCGGGCGCCTC